A DNA window from Pseudomonas wuhanensis contains the following coding sequences:
- a CDS encoding DUF899 domain-containing protein: MNIQNHPVVSREEWLAARKQHLAHEKAFTKERDKLSAERRALPWVKIDKDYHFQGPNGELKLVDLFGGRSQLIIYHFMFAAGWDEGCPGCSFLSDHIDGANQHLAHHDVAVVAVSHAPFAEFQSFKQRMGWKFDWVSSEGCDFNYDFGVSARAEDVAAGKATYNYEKSDGAEEELPGLSVFYRNEAGEIFHTYSTYARGLDLLVGTYNYLDLTPKGRNEEEIMDWVRHHDRYEDKAPASCCHGG, encoded by the coding sequence ATGAACATTCAGAATCATCCGGTCGTGTCCCGAGAAGAATGGCTCGCCGCCCGCAAACAACACCTGGCACACGAAAAAGCCTTCACCAAGGAACGAGACAAACTCAGCGCCGAACGCCGCGCCCTGCCCTGGGTGAAGATTGACAAGGATTATCACTTCCAGGGCCCGAACGGCGAATTGAAGCTGGTCGACCTGTTCGGCGGCCGCAGCCAATTGATCATCTATCACTTCATGTTCGCCGCAGGCTGGGACGAAGGCTGCCCGGGTTGCTCGTTCCTGTCCGACCACATCGACGGCGCCAACCAACACCTGGCCCATCACGATGTAGCCGTGGTCGCGGTTTCCCACGCACCGTTCGCCGAATTCCAATCCTTCAAACAGCGCATGGGCTGGAAATTCGACTGGGTATCGTCCGAAGGCTGCGACTTCAACTACGACTTTGGCGTCTCAGCCCGAGCCGAAGACGTCGCCGCCGGAAAGGCTACCTACAACTACGAAAAATCTGACGGCGCCGAAGAAGAACTTCCTGGGCTCAGCGTGTTTTATCGCAATGAAGCGGGGGAGATTTTCCACACCTATTCTACCTATGCCCGAGGCCTGGACCTGCTGGTCGGCACTTACAACTACCTCGACCTCACGCCCAAGGGGCGTAATGAAGAGGAAATCATGGATTGGGTGAGGCATCACGACCGGTATGAGGACAAGGCACC
- a CDS encoding transcriptional regulator — protein sequence MTTYNWDLIERLLHEVQNSAGHNFTPRPYAEQYAAAKAAAGEPFENLDHLKTVAGEYEKLLLLRGYIEPRPEDQGGNGENYILTPRGSSLLSLIDSSIPGNEHPRQVLDEQEDALDELTFDEVASKAQIA from the coding sequence ATGACGACTTATAACTGGGATTTGATTGAGCGCTTGCTGCATGAAGTGCAGAACAGCGCCGGCCACAATTTCACTCCACGGCCCTACGCCGAGCAGTATGCGGCGGCGAAAGCTGCCGCGGGGGAGCCGTTTGAGAACCTGGATCACCTGAAAACGGTGGCTGGCGAGTACGAAAAGTTACTGTTGCTACGGGGCTATATCGAACCTCGGCCAGAAGATCAGGGTGGCAATGGCGAGAACTACATTTTGACGCCTCGGGGTTCGAGTTTGTTGAGCCTGATCGACAGCAGCATTCCGGGGAATGAGCATCCGCGGCAGGTGCTGGATGAACAGGAGGATGCGCTGGATGAATTGACGTTTGATGAGGTGGCGTCGAAGGCGCAGATTGCCTGA
- a CDS encoding DUF6279 family lipoprotein, with amino-acid sequence MSHWWKQIGVIITLSLTVAACSRVGLAYRNLDVIIPWTLSDYLDMNHEQKDWFNERLKEHLSWHCTTQLPGYLDWLDRLQAMVEANQITDVALQTRTQEAKQAIAETARAITPSAIELLQGLDDKQVAEMNDAFAKDQRKRQEAYLKPSLEQQISARSKRMEKRLNVWLGPLSPTQQQRVVAWSNALGDQNKQWIGNRAHWQQQFSAAVAQRQSPEFPQRIETLLVNRESLWTPAYREAFANTEAQARALLVDVMAESTPVQREQLLKKIEGVRKDFTDLKCLKATRQG; translated from the coding sequence ATGTCGCACTGGTGGAAACAGATCGGCGTCATCATCACCCTCAGCCTTACCGTCGCCGCGTGCAGCCGCGTGGGGCTGGCTTACCGCAATCTCGACGTGATCATTCCCTGGACGCTCAGCGACTATCTGGACATGAACCACGAGCAAAAAGACTGGTTCAACGAACGCCTCAAAGAACACCTGAGCTGGCACTGCACCACGCAATTGCCTGGTTACCTCGACTGGCTGGATCGCTTACAGGCCATGGTCGAAGCCAACCAGATCACCGACGTCGCACTGCAAACCCGCACCCAGGAAGCCAAACAGGCCATCGCCGAAACCGCCCGGGCAATCACCCCGTCGGCCATCGAGCTGTTGCAGGGCCTTGATGACAAGCAAGTCGCGGAAATGAACGATGCCTTCGCCAAGGACCAGCGCAAACGCCAGGAGGCCTACCTAAAACCGTCGCTGGAGCAACAGATCAGCGCGCGGAGCAAGCGCATGGAGAAACGCCTGAATGTCTGGCTCGGCCCGCTCAGCCCAACCCAACAGCAACGGGTAGTGGCCTGGTCGAATGCCCTGGGTGATCAGAACAAACAATGGATTGGCAACCGCGCCCATTGGCAACAGCAATTCAGCGCGGCAGTCGCGCAACGGCAGAGCCCAGAATTCCCACAGCGAATCGAGACACTTCTGGTGAATCGCGAGAGCTTGTGGACGCCCGCTTACCGCGAGGCCTTCGCCAACACCGAAGCCCAGGCTCGGGCGCTGTTGGTGGACGTGATGGCCGAGAGCACGCCGGTTCAGCGTGAGCAGTTGCTGAAGAAGATTGAAGGCGTGCGTAAGGATTTCACTGATTTGAAATGCCTGAAGGCGACGCGGCAGGGTTAA
- a CDS encoding TorF family putative porin: protein MFKPSLFLLGSLLWYSVAQAQVFQRELGDFDLKLATTPSRSMAQGLVKPSTSGSFHGGLDLSHDSGFYVGQWSPSMGLSPSSNLEVDSYMGFKQPFDHSLGYEVGMIHYSYPKADTLDSQELFGGLTLLGSRFGAAFSNDPDKQNSTLFADLSGNQPFGIGISLKYTTHQLNTPVSVDDGYVGSFTDWSVKLSRPFMGIDLDLIYSDSNLSGSDCSAYSGHNTECDGLVTLKAAHSFY, encoded by the coding sequence ATGTTCAAGCCCTCTCTTTTCCTGCTCGGCAGCCTGCTGTGGTATTCGGTCGCCCAGGCGCAAGTCTTCCAGCGCGAACTGGGCGACTTCGATCTCAAGCTCGCGACCACCCCCAGCCGCAGCATGGCCCAAGGTCTGGTTAAGCCCTCGACGTCCGGCTCGTTCCATGGTGGCCTCGACCTGAGTCACGACAGCGGCTTCTACGTGGGTCAATGGTCCCCCAGCATGGGACTGAGCCCGTCGAGCAACCTTGAAGTCGATTCCTACATGGGCTTTAAACAGCCTTTCGATCACTCCCTCGGCTACGAAGTGGGCATGATCCATTACAGCTACCCGAAAGCGGACACCCTCGACAGCCAGGAGCTGTTCGGCGGCCTGACCCTGCTGGGCAGTCGCTTCGGCGCGGCCTTCAGCAACGACCCGGACAAACAGAACAGCACCCTGTTCGCCGACCTCAGTGGCAATCAGCCGTTCGGCATCGGGATCAGCCTGAAATACACCACCCACCAACTCAACACACCAGTATCCGTCGACGATGGGTATGTAGGCAGTTTTACCGACTGGTCAGTGAAATTGTCCCGGCCGTTCATGGGCATCGATCTGGACTTGATCTACAGTGATTCAAACCTGAGCGGCAGTGATTGCTCCGCCTATTCCGGCCACAACACCGAGTGCGACGGCCTGGTCACGCTCAAGGCTGCACACAGTTTCTATTAA
- a CDS encoding CvfB family protein, with the protein MALVGRYNSLQVVKHTNFGLYLDGGADGEILLPNRYIPKDIPSEDEDWLNVFIYLDSDDKLIATTEKPKVQVGEFASLKVVEVNSIGVFLDWGLPKDLLLPYSEEKRQMTAGEYVVVHVYLDKHTRRITATARLDRYLDKTPANYTPGQEVDLLVAEATDMGFKAIINNKHWGLIHKNEIFKFMRAGKEEKGFIKEVRADGKISLSLQPVGEEAATSLNSKILAKLRDNNGTLPVSDKSDPTLISSMFGVSKGNFKKAIGALYKNGQIVIHADRIELS; encoded by the coding sequence ATGGCTTTAGTCGGGCGCTACAACAGTTTGCAAGTGGTTAAACACACTAACTTCGGTTTATATCTGGACGGTGGCGCGGATGGCGAAATCCTTCTGCCTAATCGTTATATCCCCAAAGATATTCCCAGCGAAGATGAAGACTGGCTCAACGTTTTTATTTATCTGGACAGCGATGACAAACTTATCGCTACCACCGAAAAGCCGAAAGTTCAGGTCGGTGAATTTGCCAGTTTGAAAGTCGTTGAAGTCAACAGCATCGGCGTGTTCCTGGATTGGGGTTTGCCGAAGGATCTGCTGCTGCCGTATTCCGAAGAAAAGCGCCAGATGACGGCCGGCGAGTATGTCGTGGTGCATGTCTACCTCGACAAACACACGCGACGCATCACCGCGACGGCGCGTCTGGACCGCTACCTGGACAAGACCCCGGCCAACTACACTCCTGGCCAGGAAGTTGATTTGCTGGTGGCCGAAGCGACCGATATGGGCTTCAAGGCAATCATCAACAACAAGCATTGGGGCCTGATCCACAAGAACGAAATCTTCAAGTTCATGCGCGCCGGTAAAGAAGAGAAGGGCTTTATCAAAGAAGTCCGCGCCGACGGCAAGATCAGCCTGAGCCTGCAACCGGTGGGCGAAGAAGCCGCCACCAGTCTGAACTCGAAGATTCTCGCCAAGTTGCGCGACAACAACGGCACCCTGCCAGTCAGCGACAAGAGCGACCCGACCCTGATCAGCAGTATGTTCGGCGTCAGCAAGGGCAACTTCAAAAAGGCCATCGGTGCGTTGTACAAGAACGGCCAGATCGTCATTCACGCTGATCGTATCGAACTCAGCTGA
- a CDS encoding NCS1 family nucleobase:cation symporter-1 yields the protein MTEQLPNGYSPRLYNQDLGPLPQKWNWYNIFAFWMSDVHSVGGYVFAASLFALGLASWQVLIALLGGICIVQLIANLVAKPSQQAAVPYPVICRLAFGVFGANIPAVIRGLIAVAWYGIQTYLASSALIIVVLRFFPSMAAYAEPHFAGLSYLGWFGFLSLWFVQALVFWTGMESIRRFIDWAGPVVYGVMFLLAGWIVWQAGWSNISFTLAEKSLSGWEAFGQVIVATALVVSYFSGPTLNFGDFSRYCRSMNDVRRGNFWGLPVNFLAFSLVTVVIVSGTLPVFGEMLHDPIATVARIDNSVAVLLGAFAFVTATIGINIVANFVSPAFDFANVAPSKISWRAGGMIAAVASIFITPWNLFNNPEVIHYTLDVLAAFIGPLFGILLVDYYLIKKQQIDVDALFNDGPSGRYYYSGGVNWTAVKALIPATLMGVAITFIPVLQPMANFAWFTGCFLGGALFFALAKREQAQQSAALVIAG from the coding sequence ATGACCGAGCAATTGCCCAACGGCTACAGCCCACGCCTGTATAACCAGGACCTGGGGCCGCTGCCGCAGAAATGGAATTGGTACAACATCTTTGCCTTCTGGATGAGTGACGTACACAGCGTCGGTGGCTATGTGTTCGCCGCCAGTTTGTTTGCGCTGGGGCTGGCCAGTTGGCAGGTGTTGATTGCCTTGCTGGGCGGGATTTGCATCGTGCAGTTGATTGCCAACCTAGTGGCTAAACCGAGCCAACAGGCGGCGGTGCCGTATCCGGTGATCTGCCGACTGGCGTTCGGGGTGTTCGGGGCGAATATTCCTGCGGTCATTCGCGGCCTGATCGCGGTGGCCTGGTACGGGATTCAGACGTACCTGGCGTCCAGTGCCCTGATCATCGTCGTGCTGCGGTTTTTCCCTTCAATGGCGGCCTACGCCGAACCGCACTTTGCCGGTTTGTCCTACCTTGGCTGGTTCGGTTTCCTCAGCCTGTGGTTCGTCCAGGCGCTGGTGTTCTGGACTGGCATGGAGTCGATCCGCCGCTTCATCGACTGGGCCGGCCCGGTGGTCTACGGCGTGATGTTCCTGCTCGCCGGCTGGATCGTCTGGCAGGCCGGCTGGAGCAACATCAGTTTCACTCTCGCGGAAAAGTCTCTGTCTGGCTGGGAAGCCTTCGGCCAAGTGATCGTGGCAACGGCGTTGGTGGTGTCGTACTTTTCCGGTCCGACCCTGAACTTCGGCGATTTCAGTCGCTACTGCCGCAGCATGAACGACGTGCGACGCGGCAATTTCTGGGGCTTGCCGGTGAATTTTCTGGCGTTCTCACTGGTGACCGTGGTGATCGTTTCCGGCACCTTGCCGGTGTTCGGTGAAATGCTTCACGACCCGATCGCCACCGTGGCGCGCATCGACAACAGCGTGGCGGTGCTGCTTGGCGCCTTTGCCTTCGTTACGGCGACCATTGGTATCAATATCGTCGCCAATTTCGTGTCCCCGGCGTTCGACTTCGCCAACGTCGCCCCGAGCAAAATCAGCTGGCGCGCCGGCGGCATGATCGCCGCCGTGGCTTCGATTTTCATCACCCCGTGGAACCTGTTCAACAACCCCGAAGTGATTCACTACACCCTCGACGTGCTGGCGGCATTCATCGGGCCGCTGTTCGGGATTCTGCTGGTGGATTACTACCTGATCAAAAAACAGCAGATCGACGTCGATGCACTGTTCAACGACGGCCCGAGCGGGCGTTATTACTACAGCGGCGGGGTTAACTGGACGGCGGTCAAGGCGTTGATTCCGGCCACCCTGATGGGCGTAGCGATCACGTTCATTCCAGTCCTGCAGCCGATGGCCAACTTCGCTTGGTTTACCGGCTGCTTCCTTGGCGGCGCCCTGTTTTTCGCGCTGGCCAAGCGCGAGCAGGCACAGCAGTCGGCGGCGCTGGTCATAGCGGGATGA
- a CDS encoding DMT family transporter, with the protein MSATRRSADGFALQVMVGLCLIWGVQQVMIKWAAPDIAPVMQAAGRSGISALLVGLLICWKGGWDQVGTTWRGGLLAGALFGLEFFFIAEGLQLTTAAHMSVFLYTAPIFTALGVHWLLPSERLRPVQWLGIFLAFVGIAVAFAGGVSWDNLDHRMLMGDALGVLAGASWGATTVVVRASRLSEAPVTLTLFYQLIVGFVGLLLIAILSGQVTHVSLTTVAVASVLFQGLVVSFFSYLTWFWLLRRYLAANLAVFSFMTPLFGVTFGVVLLGEELSLNFVIGAVLVLLGITFVSAEQWVRRRLRKALGQP; encoded by the coding sequence GTGAGCGCCACCCGGCGTAGCGCCGATGGATTTGCCCTGCAAGTGATGGTCGGGCTGTGCCTGATCTGGGGCGTGCAACAGGTGATGATCAAATGGGCCGCGCCCGACATCGCGCCGGTCATGCAAGCGGCGGGGCGGTCGGGTATTTCCGCGTTGCTCGTAGGATTGTTGATCTGCTGGAAGGGCGGTTGGGATCAGGTCGGTACTACCTGGCGCGGCGGCTTGCTGGCGGGAGCGTTGTTTGGTCTGGAGTTCTTCTTCATAGCCGAAGGCCTGCAATTGACCACGGCGGCGCACATGTCGGTGTTCCTCTACACCGCGCCGATTTTCACCGCGTTGGGCGTGCATTGGCTGCTGCCGAGTGAGCGTTTAAGACCGGTGCAGTGGCTGGGGATTTTTCTTGCCTTCGTCGGCATTGCCGTTGCGTTTGCCGGTGGTGTGTCGTGGGACAACCTCGACCACCGCATGCTGATGGGCGATGCGTTGGGCGTGCTGGCCGGCGCCTCATGGGGCGCAACCACCGTGGTGGTGCGCGCCTCGCGTCTGTCGGAAGCGCCGGTGACCCTGACGCTGTTTTATCAACTGATCGTCGGCTTCGTCGGCCTGCTGTTGATCGCGATCCTCAGCGGGCAGGTCACCCATGTCAGCCTGACCACTGTTGCCGTGGCCAGTGTGTTGTTCCAAGGGTTGGTGGTGTCGTTCTTCAGTTACCTGACCTGGTTCTGGCTGCTGCGCCGTTATCTGGCGGCGAACCTGGCGGTGTTTTCGTTCATGACGCCGCTGTTCGGCGTCACGTTCGGCGTGGTGCTGCTGGGCGAAGAACTGAGCCTAAACTTTGTGATCGGCGCGGTGCTGGTTCTGCTCGGAATCACTTTTGTGAGTGCAGAACAGTGGGTCCGCCGTCGTTTGCGCAAAGCACTTGGGCAACCCTGA
- a CDS encoding MFS transporter: MSPLIRLTASFIALMMAMGIGRFALTPQLPHLLSEGQIDLTAAGLIAAANYLGYFVGAVDAMFARRPDQVRRRLLGGLWLCVLLTLASFWADGFWSHLVLRFGTGVASAWVLVMITALSQPLAAAAGRPRLGALVFAGPGLGIFLTGLLALGSNLLGQTSATLWLVYAGVGLVMLLGILPFLPQPAGPSSATPLAVTSGTQGVGRLPVIYGLYGLGYIIPATFLSQMASAQFHGQWQADLFWPCFGLAAAIGVVLVSLRRHNPNATRHWLMATLWLQAAGVFACLLGSGVGLALGVILCGGPFLACMQLVMQRSRELAPHATQRNAGLLTACFAVGQLSGPLLAALSSHFSGGLQPALVIAGSGLLIAGALLLRPVRVAQVLCANDGGPTVLHSQK, from the coding sequence ATGTCCCCTCTGATTCGCTTAACCGCCAGCTTTATCGCCCTGATGATGGCCATGGGCATCGGGCGTTTCGCCCTGACGCCGCAACTGCCCCACTTGCTCAGCGAAGGTCAGATCGACCTGACTGCCGCTGGTCTGATTGCCGCCGCCAACTACCTCGGCTACTTCGTCGGCGCGGTGGACGCGATGTTCGCCCGGCGCCCCGACCAGGTTCGTCGGCGCCTGCTCGGCGGTTTGTGGCTTTGTGTTTTGCTGACCCTGGCCTCGTTCTGGGCCGACGGGTTCTGGTCGCATCTGGTGCTGCGTTTCGGCACCGGCGTGGCCAGCGCCTGGGTATTGGTGATGATTACCGCATTGAGCCAACCGCTGGCAGCGGCGGCCGGTCGTCCGCGACTCGGCGCCTTGGTGTTTGCCGGACCGGGTCTGGGGATTTTTCTGACAGGGTTATTGGCCTTGGGCTCAAACCTGCTGGGGCAGACGTCCGCGACCTTGTGGCTGGTGTATGCCGGTGTCGGGCTGGTCATGCTGCTGGGGATTCTGCCGTTCCTGCCGCAGCCGGCCGGCCCTTCCTCTGCGACACCGCTTGCCGTTACATCGGGCACCCAAGGTGTCGGACGTTTACCGGTGATTTATGGTCTGTACGGTTTGGGCTACATCATCCCGGCCACTTTCCTCTCGCAAATGGCCAGCGCGCAGTTCCATGGGCAATGGCAAGCCGATCTGTTCTGGCCATGCTTCGGCCTGGCGGCAGCAATCGGGGTGGTGTTGGTGAGCCTGCGTCGGCACAACCCGAATGCCACTCGCCATTGGCTGATGGCAACGCTGTGGCTGCAAGCCGCCGGGGTGTTTGCTTGCCTGTTGGGCAGCGGTGTCGGCCTGGCGCTGGGGGTGATCCTGTGTGGCGGGCCGTTCCTGGCCTGCATGCAACTGGTGATGCAGCGCTCCCGGGAACTGGCGCCCCATGCCACCCAGCGCAACGCCGGGCTGCTGACTGCGTGCTTCGCCGTGGGTCAGCTCAGCGGGCCGTTGCTGGCCGCGCTGAGCAGTCATTTCAGCGGGGGCTTGCAACCCGCGCTGGTGATCGCCGGCAGCGGTTTGCTCATCGCAGGAGCCCTGTTGCTACGCCCGGTCAGGGTTGCCCAAGTGCTTTGCGCAAACGACGGCGGACCCACTGTTCTGCACTCACAAAAGTGA
- the ptrR gene encoding putrescine utilization regulator PtrR, whose amino-acid sequence MEFSQLRIFQAVAEEGSITRAAERLHRVPSNLSTRLKQLEEQLGVELFVRERQRLQLSPAGKVLLDYTAKLFALHDEAHAAVQGGQPAGDFVLGTMYSTAAIHLPELLARYHRRYPAVNLQVQSGPSGELLEGLLTGRLDAALVDGPLELAGLDGVPLCDERLVLISEADHPPVRSALDVEGRSVFTFRQGCSYRMRLEAWFAHDHAAMGRAMEIESYPGMLACVIAGSGVALMSESMLASLPGRESVAVHPLAEPFASATTWLMWRKGMVGANLNAWIEQQQAVYPSAAIQAQAFA is encoded by the coding sequence GTGGAATTCAGCCAATTGCGGATCTTCCAGGCGGTGGCGGAGGAGGGCTCCATTACCCGCGCTGCTGAACGCCTGCATCGTGTGCCATCCAACCTGTCGACCCGGCTCAAGCAGCTCGAAGAGCAACTCGGTGTCGAACTGTTCGTACGCGAGCGTCAGCGTTTGCAGTTGTCACCTGCGGGAAAAGTCCTCTTGGACTACACCGCCAAGCTGTTCGCCTTGCACGACGAGGCCCACGCGGCGGTGCAGGGCGGGCAACCGGCCGGGGATTTTGTCCTTGGCACCATGTACAGCACCGCTGCGATTCACCTGCCAGAGCTGTTGGCGCGTTATCACCGCCGCTATCCGGCGGTGAACCTGCAAGTGCAATCGGGACCCAGCGGCGAATTGCTCGAAGGTCTGCTCACCGGACGCCTCGATGCGGCGCTGGTGGACGGCCCGCTGGAACTGGCCGGGCTCGATGGCGTGCCGTTGTGCGACGAACGGCTGGTGCTGATCAGCGAGGCCGATCATCCGCCGGTACGCAGCGCGCTGGATGTCGAAGGACGTTCGGTGTTTACGTTTCGGCAGGGCTGTTCCTATCGGATGCGTCTGGAAGCCTGGTTCGCCCATGATCACGCGGCCATGGGCCGGGCGATGGAGATCGAGTCTTATCCGGGAATGCTCGCCTGCGTGATCGCCGGCTCCGGCGTAGCGCTGATGTCGGAGTCGATGCTCGCCAGCCTGCCGGGGCGCGAAAGTGTGGCAGTGCACCCGTTGGCCGAGCCGTTCGCCAGCGCGACCACTTGGCTGATGTGGCGCAAGGGCATGGTCGGCGCCAACCTGAATGCATGGATCGAGCAGCAGCAGGCGGTGTATCCGTCGGCAGCGATTCAGGCCCAGGCATTTGCTTGA
- a CDS encoding PA1414 family protein → MKEKIQNWLHDLGVALGLIEPPLQPIPIRTDDEQRRRQQRRR, encoded by the coding sequence ATGAAAGAGAAAATCCAAAACTGGCTGCATGACCTGGGTGTCGCACTCGGTTTGATCGAACCGCCTCTGCAACCCATACCAATTCGCACTGACGACGAACAACGTCGCCGCCAGCAGCGCCGCCGGTAA
- a CDS encoding acyl carrier protein translates to MTRDAVRTAVHHFISRLLEGRDDFDDNTHLVQLGLDREDIEELIFHLEDQLGLTASTAEEDRMLKTATTVDDLSRFLIEIGRY, encoded by the coding sequence ATGACCAGAGACGCCGTTCGTACAGCCGTGCACCACTTCATCAGCCGCCTGCTGGAGGGCCGGGATGACTTCGACGACAACACTCATCTAGTGCAGTTGGGGTTGGATAGAGAAGATATTGAAGAACTGATCTTCCATCTGGAGGATCAGCTGGGTTTGACGGCATCTACCGCCGAAGAAGACCGGATGCTCAAGACCGCGACGACCGTCGACGACTTGAGCCGGTTTTTGATTGAGATCGGGCGGTATTGA
- a CDS encoding MBL fold metallo-hydrolase, whose amino-acid sequence MKIVSRDQWFEVKQFSDGIRLIHEPYIRPFYRCNLWHIQGRDKDLLLDSGSGLVSLREQLPWITERPLVAVASHCHFDHIAGHHEFPERLVHPAEAQILAEPDGDNTLSKAFVGDDMFEAHPDCPLCYAEYQVKAAPATGLIEEGDVLDLGNRVLQVLHTPGHSPGGISLFEAATETLFSGDIIYDGPLIENAYHSNLDDYARSLQRLRALPIRTVHGGHFGSFSGEYLRKMIDEWQRRHA is encoded by the coding sequence ATGAAGATCGTCAGCCGCGATCAGTGGTTCGAGGTCAAACAGTTCAGCGACGGTATACGCCTGATTCACGAGCCTTACATTCGGCCTTTTTACCGCTGCAACCTCTGGCACATTCAGGGGCGTGACAAGGATTTGCTGCTGGACAGCGGTTCCGGGCTGGTCAGCCTGCGCGAGCAGTTGCCGTGGATCACCGAACGACCACTGGTGGCGGTGGCCAGCCATTGCCACTTCGACCACATCGCCGGGCATCACGAATTCCCCGAACGGCTGGTACACCCGGCCGAAGCACAGATCCTTGCCGAACCCGACGGCGACAACACCCTGAGCAAGGCTTTCGTCGGTGATGACATGTTCGAGGCTCACCCCGACTGCCCGTTGTGCTACGCCGAATACCAAGTCAAAGCCGCACCGGCCACGGGTTTGATCGAAGAAGGCGACGTGCTCGATCTCGGTAATCGAGTCCTGCAAGTGCTGCACACGCCAGGGCATTCACCGGGCGGCATCAGCCTGTTTGAGGCGGCGACCGAAACCCTGTTCAGCGGCGACATCATTTACGACGGGCCACTGATCGAAAACGCCTACCACTCCAACCTCGACGACTACGCCCGCAGCCTGCAACGCTTGCGCGCGCTGCCGATCCGCACGGTGCACGGCGGGCATTTCGGGAGTTTTTCCGGGGAGTATTTGCGCAAGATGATAGACGAGTGGCAGCGTCGGCACGCCTGA
- a CDS encoding sodium:solute symporter produces the protein MALDLFVVLIYAAAMLILGYYGMRKAKTNEDFLVAGRNLGPSLYMGTMAATVLGGASTVGTVRLGYVHGISGFWLCAALGCGIVALNLFLAKPLLKLKIYTVTQVLEKRYNPMARTASAVIMLAYALMIGVVSILAIGTVLQVLFDLPFWLSVLVGGGVVVIYSAIGGMWSLTLTDIVQFIIKTVGLMFILLPICLYRVGGWDELVLKLPATAFSFTTIGWDTIITYFMIYFFGILIGQDIWQRVFTVKSAKVAQVAGTFAGFYCILYGLACALIGMAAHVLIPDLDNVNNAFAAIVKLSLPDGIRGLVIAAALAAMMSTASAGLLAAATTLTEDLLPKLRGGKQSSLGINRLFTLLTGIAVLGIALVVNDVISALTLAYNLLVGGMLIPLIGAIFWKRATTAGAIASMGMGFATALLFMVKDGMDANTPIYYSLGVGLVSFVLVSLLSRRPAPVASAA, from the coding sequence ATGGCTTTGGATTTATTCGTCGTACTCATCTACGCCGCCGCGATGCTGATACTCGGCTACTACGGCATGCGCAAGGCCAAGACCAACGAAGACTTTTTGGTCGCCGGTCGCAACCTCGGCCCGAGCCTGTACATGGGCACCATGGCTGCTACCGTTCTGGGCGGCGCATCTACCGTCGGCACCGTGCGCCTGGGCTACGTCCATGGCATCTCCGGTTTCTGGCTCTGCGCAGCCCTCGGTTGCGGGATCGTGGCGCTGAACCTGTTCCTCGCCAAACCGCTGCTGAAACTGAAAATCTACACCGTTACCCAGGTACTGGAGAAACGCTATAACCCGATGGCCCGCACCGCGAGCGCGGTGATCATGCTGGCGTATGCGCTGATGATCGGCGTGGTCTCGATCCTGGCCATTGGCACCGTGTTGCAAGTGCTGTTCGACCTGCCGTTCTGGCTGTCGGTATTGGTCGGCGGTGGCGTGGTGGTGATTTATTCCGCGATCGGTGGCATGTGGTCCCTGACCCTGACCGACATCGTCCAGTTCATCATCAAGACCGTGGGCCTGATGTTCATCCTGTTGCCAATCTGCCTGTACCGCGTCGGTGGTTGGGATGAATTGGTGTTGAAGCTGCCGGCAACCGCCTTCAGCTTCACCACGATTGGCTGGGACACCATCATCACCTACTTCATGATCTACTTCTTCGGGATCCTGATCGGCCAAGACATCTGGCAGCGTGTGTTCACCGTCAAAAGCGCCAAAGTGGCTCAGGTCGCCGGTACATTCGCAGGCTTCTACTGCATCCTTTACGGACTGGCCTGCGCCCTGATCGGCATGGCCGCTCATGTACTGATCCCGGACCTGGACAACGTCAACAATGCCTTTGCGGCCATCGTCAAACTGTCCCTGCCGGACGGTATCCGTGGCCTGGTAATCGCTGCGGCACTGGCCGCCATGATGTCCACCGCCAGCGCCGGCCTGCTCGCCGCCGCCACCACCCTGACCGAAGACCTGCTGCCGAAACTGCGCGGCGGTAAACAGTCGAGTCTGGGTATCAACCGCCTGTTCACCCTGCTGACCGGCATCGCCGTGCTGGGTATCGCGCTGGTGGTGAACGACGTGATCAGCGCCCTGACCCTGGCCTACAACCTGTTGGTGGGCGGCATGCTGATCCCGCTGATCGGTGCAATCTTCTGGAAACGCGCAACCACCGCCGGCGCTATCGCCAGCATGGGCATGGGCTTCGCCACCGCGCTGCTGTTCATGGTCAAGGATGGTATGGACGCCAACACCCCGATCTACTACAGCCTGGGCGTTGGTCTGGTGAGCTTCGTGCTGGTCAGCTTGCTGTCCCGTCGCCCGGCACCGGTGGCGAGCGCCGCCTAA